The Rhodococcus triatomae genome includes a window with the following:
- a CDS encoding acyl-CoA thioesterase — MYEAQVQVRWGDSDRLGHVNNTRFIEYMQEARIQFFTHAFSGAEGDERPRASVVRKMDVEFLVPVTDDSGPLTVEVSVLHVGTSSYTLRHVVKSRDGVTCGFGDAVLVAFDRRTETSRPLGANERAVLESHLDTAVAH, encoded by the coding sequence GTGTACGAGGCACAGGTGCAGGTGCGCTGGGGCGATTCCGATCGCCTCGGCCACGTCAACAACACTCGCTTCATCGAGTACATGCAGGAGGCCCGGATCCAGTTCTTCACCCACGCGTTCTCCGGGGCAGAGGGTGACGAGCGGCCGCGGGCCTCGGTCGTCCGCAAGATGGACGTCGAGTTCCTCGTGCCGGTCACGGACGACTCGGGGCCGCTCACGGTGGAGGTCTCGGTGCTGCACGTCGGTACCTCGTCCTACACGTTGCGTCATGTGGTGAAGAGCCGGGACGGTGTGACCTGCGGTTTCGGGGACGCCGTGCTGGTGGCGTTCGATCGCCGTACCGAGACGTCCCGGCCCCTGGGAGCCAACGAGCGGGCAGTCCTCGAATCGCATCTGGACACCGCGGTCGCGCACTGA
- the ettA gene encoding energy-dependent translational throttle protein EttA has product MAEFIYTMKKVRKAHGDKVILDDVTMSFYPGAKIGVVGPNGAGKSSILKIMAGVDQPGNGEAFLAPGATVGILMQEPQLDEAKTVRQNVEEGMGEVMVQLKRYNEIAELMATDYSDELMEEMGDLQEKLDHADAWEIDSQLEQAMDALRCPPPEEMVTHLSGGEKRRVALCKLLLSKPDLLLLDEPTNHLDAESVQWLEQHLASYPGAVLAVTHDRYFLDHVAQWICEVDRGRLYAYEGNYSVYLEQKAARLEVSGKKDQKLQKRLKEELAWVRSGAKARQAKNKARLDRYEEMANEAEKTRKLDFEEIQIPAPPRLGDVVVEVSHLDKGFDDRLLIKDLSFTLPRNGIVGVIGPNGVGKTTLFKTIVGLEEPDGGEVKVGQTVKLSYVDQNRAGIDPNKSVWEVVSDGLDFIQVGQTEMPSRAYISSFGFKGGDQQKPAGVLSGGERNRLNLAMTLKQGGNLILLDEPTNDLDVETLGSLENALEQFPGCAVVISHDRWFLDRTCTHILAWEGDHADNEASWYWYEGNFEGYEANKIDRLGPEAARPHRVTHRKLTRD; this is encoded by the coding sequence GTGGCGGAGTTCATTTACACCATGAAGAAGGTGCGCAAGGCGCACGGTGACAAGGTCATCCTCGACGACGTCACCATGAGCTTCTACCCGGGCGCCAAGATCGGCGTGGTGGGACCGAACGGCGCGGGTAAGTCCAGCATCCTCAAGATCATGGCCGGGGTGGACCAGCCGGGCAACGGCGAGGCCTTCCTCGCGCCGGGCGCGACCGTCGGCATCCTCATGCAGGAGCCGCAGCTCGACGAGGCCAAGACCGTCCGGCAGAACGTCGAAGAGGGCATGGGCGAGGTGATGGTCCAGCTCAAGCGGTACAACGAGATCGCCGAGCTGATGGCCACCGACTACTCGGACGAGCTCATGGAGGAAATGGGCGACCTGCAGGAGAAGCTCGACCACGCCGACGCGTGGGAGATCGACTCGCAGCTCGAGCAGGCCATGGACGCGCTGCGCTGTCCGCCGCCCGAGGAGATGGTCACCCACCTGTCCGGTGGCGAGAAGCGTCGCGTCGCGCTGTGCAAGCTGCTGTTGAGCAAGCCGGATCTGCTGCTGCTCGACGAGCCCACCAACCACCTCGACGCCGAGAGCGTGCAGTGGCTCGAGCAGCACCTCGCGTCGTACCCCGGCGCCGTGCTCGCCGTCACCCACGACCGGTACTTCCTCGACCACGTCGCCCAGTGGATCTGCGAGGTCGACCGCGGCCGTCTGTACGCCTACGAGGGCAACTACTCCGTCTACCTGGAGCAGAAGGCCGCGCGCCTCGAAGTCTCGGGCAAGAAGGACCAGAAGCTGCAGAAGCGCCTCAAGGAGGAGCTCGCCTGGGTGCGTTCCGGCGCCAAGGCGCGCCAGGCCAAGAACAAGGCCCGCCTGGACCGGTACGAGGAGATGGCGAACGAGGCGGAGAAGACGCGCAAGCTCGACTTCGAGGAGATCCAGATCCCCGCCCCGCCGCGGCTCGGTGACGTGGTGGTCGAGGTCTCGCACCTGGACAAGGGCTTCGACGACCGGCTCCTCATCAAGGACCTGTCGTTCACGTTGCCGCGCAACGGGATCGTCGGCGTGATCGGCCCCAACGGCGTCGGTAAGACCACGCTGTTCAAGACGATCGTCGGGCTCGAGGAGCCGGACGGCGGCGAGGTGAAGGTCGGCCAGACGGTCAAGCTCAGCTACGTCGACCAGAACCGTGCGGGCATCGACCCGAACAAGTCGGTGTGGGAGGTCGTCTCCGACGGCCTCGACTTCATCCAGGTGGGGCAGACGGAGATGCCGTCGCGCGCCTACATCAGTTCGTTCGGCTTCAAGGGCGGCGACCAGCAGAAGCCGGCCGGCGTGCTCTCCGGCGGTGAGCGCAACCGCCTCAACCTGGCGATGACGCTCAAGCAGGGCGGCAACCTGATCCTGCTCGACGAGCCCACCAACGACCTCGACGTGGAGACGCTCGGCTCGCTCGAGAACGCTCTCGAGCAGTTCCCGGGCTGCGCCGTGGTCATCTCCCACGACCGTTGGTTCCTGGATCGGACGTGTACCCACATCCTGGCCTGGGAAGGCGACCACGCCGACAACGAGGCCTCCTGGTACTGGTACGAGGGCAACTTCGAGGGTTACGAGGCCAACAAGATCGATCGGCTGGGCCCCGAGGCGGCGCGTCCGCATCGCGTCACCCACCGCAAGCTGACGAGGGACTGA
- a CDS encoding BCCT family transporter: MTRNPNTLARKLGLRTTPAIFFSAAAASLLFVVLTIAFTDFVDTVFGAASDWLLTTLGWFYVLGVTFFLLFLVWVAVSRYGSVRLGNDDERPEYSTATWFAMLFAAGIGSILMFWGVAEPISHYANPPMQDVEPESTAAAQEALAFANYHFTLHTWTIFALPGLGFAYFIYKRKLPPRVSSIFQPLLGARIYGPIGKAIDITAVIGTVFGIAVSIGLGALQLNSGLNTLFGIDETGFVQVVLIAIVIGIAIVSVTLGLDKGIKRLSNINIVMAVSLLVFVIVTGSTLYLVRGTIEAAGNYLTRLPELAFWNDTFNDSGWQGTWTVFYWAWTITWSPFVGIFIARISRGRTIRQFVGGVLLLPAGFSLVWFSVFGLSAFRVETDGPGGLVERVVGEGDIPGALFGFLESFPWTTFMSAFAVLIIIIFFTTSADSAALVVDMMCNGDEEPAPTRQKVFWAIVMGAVAATMLAATGAGGLEALQQVITVIGLPFFVLGFLMIYSLVRGLRTDLGEPLVPVTKQWKQVRGPRSLIRQERIPGPPYYSEQPPLSDEDLDDDLDDLDGEEPTESHADDSGTGAVTPNGEVPATRDAGTEPER, translated from the coding sequence ATGACCCGAAACCCGAACACGCTGGCACGCAAGCTCGGCCTGAGGACGACGCCCGCGATCTTCTTCTCGGCGGCTGCCGCGTCGTTGCTGTTCGTGGTGCTCACCATCGCGTTCACGGACTTCGTGGACACCGTGTTCGGGGCCGCGTCGGACTGGTTGCTGACCACGCTGGGCTGGTTCTACGTCCTGGGCGTGACGTTCTTCCTGCTGTTCCTCGTGTGGGTGGCGGTCAGCCGATACGGCTCCGTGCGGCTGGGTAACGACGACGAACGTCCGGAGTACTCGACGGCGACGTGGTTCGCGATGCTGTTCGCCGCGGGGATCGGCTCGATCCTCATGTTCTGGGGCGTGGCCGAGCCCATCAGCCACTACGCCAACCCGCCGATGCAGGACGTCGAGCCGGAGTCCACCGCGGCGGCGCAGGAAGCGTTGGCCTTCGCCAACTATCACTTCACGCTGCACACGTGGACCATCTTCGCGTTGCCCGGCCTGGGCTTCGCCTACTTCATCTACAAGCGCAAGCTGCCGCCGCGGGTGAGCTCGATCTTCCAACCCCTGCTGGGGGCACGGATCTACGGACCGATCGGCAAGGCGATCGACATCACCGCCGTCATCGGCACCGTCTTCGGAATCGCGGTGTCGATCGGCCTCGGTGCACTGCAACTCAACAGCGGACTGAACACGCTCTTCGGCATCGACGAGACGGGTTTCGTCCAGGTGGTCCTCATCGCCATCGTGATCGGCATCGCGATCGTGTCGGTGACGCTGGGGCTCGACAAAGGGATCAAGCGGCTGTCCAACATCAACATCGTCATGGCGGTGTCGCTGCTGGTCTTCGTGATCGTCACCGGTTCCACCCTGTACCTCGTTCGCGGGACGATCGAGGCGGCGGGCAACTATCTCACTCGTCTGCCGGAGCTGGCGTTCTGGAACGACACGTTCAACGACAGCGGCTGGCAGGGCACGTGGACCGTCTTCTACTGGGCGTGGACCATCACCTGGTCGCCGTTCGTCGGCATCTTCATCGCCCGGATCTCGCGAGGACGGACCATCCGCCAGTTCGTGGGCGGAGTGCTCCTGCTCCCGGCGGGGTTCTCTCTGGTGTGGTTCAGCGTGTTCGGCCTGTCGGCCTTCCGGGTCGAGACGGACGGTCCGGGCGGACTGGTGGAGCGGGTGGTGGGCGAGGGAGACATACCGGGGGCGCTGTTCGGCTTCCTCGAGTCCTTCCCGTGGACGACGTTCATGTCGGCCTTCGCGGTACTCATCATCATCATCTTCTTCACCACGTCGGCCGACTCGGCCGCGCTGGTGGTCGACATGATGTGCAACGGCGACGAGGAGCCGGCGCCCACCCGGCAGAAGGTCTTCTGGGCGATCGTCATGGGTGCGGTCGCGGCGACCATGCTCGCGGCGACGGGCGCAGGCGGGCTCGAAGCGCTCCAACAGGTGATCACGGTCATCGGGCTGCCGTTCTTCGTGCTCGGCTTCCTGATGATCTACAGCCTCGTCCGCGGCTTGCGCACCGACCTGGGTGAACCGCTCGTCCCGGTCACGAAACAGTGGAAACAGGTGCGGGGCCCGCGCAGCCTGATCCGGCAGGAGCGCATACCCGGACCGCCCTACTACTCGGAGCAGCCGCCGCTCTCCGACGAGGACCTCGACGACGACCTGGACGACCTGGACGGCGAGGAACCGACCGAGTCGCACGCGGACGATTCGGGCACGGGTGCCGTGACCCCCAACGGCGAGGTGCCGGCGACACGCGATGCGGGGACCGAGCCGGAGCGGTGA
- a CDS encoding single-stranded DNA-binding protein: MFESYTTVVGTVVTTPHRRRTPGGDEVLSFRVASTARRRDQASGEWVDGSKLYLTVTCWGRLAVAVSASLDKGDPVLVYGDIRSDEYVTREGAQRSGIEMRAVGVGPDLARCAVRRVDRRSEPASAETVPDPVATSPESLPVTVGSVPEPVPDRAA, encoded by the coding sequence ATGTTCGAGTCCTATACGACAGTGGTGGGAACGGTCGTCACCACGCCGCACCGACGGCGGACGCCGGGCGGCGACGAGGTACTCAGCTTCCGGGTGGCCAGCACCGCCCGCCGCCGCGACCAGGCGTCGGGCGAATGGGTCGACGGCAGCAAGCTCTACCTCACCGTCACCTGCTGGGGCCGGCTCGCGGTCGCCGTCTCCGCGTCACTGGACAAGGGCGACCCGGTTCTCGTCTACGGGGACATCCGCTCGGACGAGTACGTGACCCGTGAGGGAGCGCAGCGCTCGGGAATCGAGATGCGCGCCGTGGGGGTGGGCCCGGATCTCGCGCGCTGTGCCGTGCGGCGGGTGGACCGCAGGAGCGAGCCCGCATCGGCGGAGACAGTCCCGGATCCGGTCGCGACGTCACCCGAATCGCTGCCGGTCACGGTCGGGTCGGTACCGGAGCCGGTTCCCGACCGCGCCGCATGA
- a CDS encoding cytochrome c oxidase assembly protein produces MSTTDLAPSDTAPRAPARSGSAPIFVVSGLIAGMVAALVVGLSASEALVLLGIPDPGPITTYGLPAVRAVAEIAAVIAIGSLLLAAFFVPPQKSGVLDVDGYRAVRTASYAAVVWAACSAVLVPLTLSDTSGQPFSESVKPANLFPAISQVEMADAWRWTAIIAVVIAIWSRVVLRWWWTPIILVVAIGGLMPLAFSGHSSAGGSHDMATNSMIMHLVAASLWAGGLFALLAHARRKGAYTDVAARRFSAVATVCFVVMAFSGIVNSLVRLPLSDLFTTTYGRLVVAKVVALAVLGVFGWVQRRRSLPALAADPSSRRALIRFAGGEIIVFAATIGLAVGLGRTPPPPPASIPTVAEVELGYNLSGPPTFVRLATEWRFDLIFGTAALVFAAVYLIGVLTLRRRGDSWPVGRTIAWICGCAVLLIATSSGVGRYSPAVFSVHMGAHMALSMLGPVLLVLGAPVTLALRAFRPAGKDAPPGPREWILTALHSPYSRFVTHPLVAATLFVGGFYVLYLGGVFAATVDSHAAHLLMNLHFLLSGYLFYWVAIGIDPAPRQVQPVAKLGMVFGSLPFHAFFGVALMSTSVVMGEWFYRSLGLGWNDDLLGDQKLGGSIAWATGEIPLVVVMLALLVQWSRSDQRTATRVDRAAERDHDADLAAHNAMFAELARREREREAGR; encoded by the coding sequence ATGTCCACGACCGACCTCGCTCCCTCCGACACCGCGCCGCGGGCTCCCGCTCGATCCGGATCCGCGCCGATCTTCGTGGTCTCGGGGCTGATCGCGGGGATGGTCGCGGCGCTCGTCGTCGGGCTCTCCGCCTCCGAGGCCTTGGTTCTGCTCGGCATCCCCGATCCGGGGCCGATCACCACCTACGGGCTGCCCGCGGTCCGTGCCGTCGCCGAGATCGCGGCGGTCATCGCCATCGGTTCGCTGCTGCTCGCGGCGTTCTTCGTCCCTCCACAGAAGTCCGGCGTCCTCGATGTGGACGGCTACCGCGCGGTGCGCACCGCCTCGTATGCCGCGGTCGTGTGGGCCGCGTGCTCGGCAGTGCTCGTCCCGCTCACCCTGTCCGACACCTCGGGGCAGCCCTTCAGTGAATCGGTGAAACCCGCCAATCTGTTCCCCGCGATCAGTCAGGTCGAGATGGCCGACGCCTGGCGCTGGACGGCGATCATCGCGGTCGTGATCGCGATCTGGTCGCGGGTGGTGCTGCGCTGGTGGTGGACACCCATCATCCTGGTCGTCGCGATCGGCGGGCTCATGCCGCTCGCGTTCTCCGGGCACTCCTCGGCCGGCGGCAGCCACGACATGGCGACGAACAGCATGATCATGCACCTCGTCGCGGCGTCGCTGTGGGCAGGCGGGCTGTTCGCGCTGCTCGCGCACGCCCGCCGGAAGGGTGCCTACACCGACGTCGCCGCCCGTCGTTTTTCTGCCGTTGCCACGGTGTGCTTCGTGGTGATGGCGTTCAGCGGCATCGTCAACTCGCTCGTGCGGTTGCCGCTGTCGGACCTGTTCACCACCACCTACGGCCGACTCGTCGTGGCCAAGGTCGTCGCGCTCGCCGTGCTCGGCGTCTTCGGGTGGGTCCAGCGGCGACGCAGCCTCCCCGCGCTCGCCGCCGATCCGTCCAGCCGCCGCGCGCTGATCCGTTTCGCCGGCGGCGAGATCATCGTGTTCGCCGCGACCATCGGGCTCGCGGTCGGGCTCGGCCGGACGCCGCCCCCACCGCCCGCGTCCATCCCGACGGTCGCGGAGGTCGAGCTCGGCTACAACCTGTCCGGGCCGCCGACGTTCGTGCGGCTCGCCACCGAGTGGCGCTTCGACCTGATCTTCGGCACGGCGGCGCTCGTGTTCGCCGCCGTGTATCTGATCGGTGTGCTCACCCTCCGTCGGCGCGGTGACAGCTGGCCGGTCGGCCGCACCATCGCCTGGATCTGCGGTTGCGCCGTCCTGCTGATCGCCACCTCGTCCGGCGTGGGCCGGTACTCGCCCGCGGTGTTCAGCGTGCACATGGGCGCGCACATGGCGCTGTCGATGCTCGGCCCCGTGCTGCTCGTCCTCGGTGCGCCGGTGACGCTGGCGCTCCGCGCCTTCCGGCCCGCAGGCAAGGACGCCCCACCCGGCCCCCGTGAATGGATCCTCACCGCGCTGCACAGCCCCTACTCGAGATTCGTCACCCATCCGCTGGTGGCGGCCACACTGTTCGTCGGCGGCTTCTACGTGCTGTATCTCGGCGGTGTCTTCGCGGCCACCGTGGACTCGCACGCCGCGCACCTGCTGATGAACCTGCACTTCCTGCTCAGCGGATACCTCTTCTACTGGGTGGCGATCGGCATCGACCCTGCGCCGCGCCAGGTCCAGCCCGTCGCCAAGCTGGGCATGGTCTTCGGGTCGCTGCCGTTCCACGCGTTCTTCGGTGTGGCGCTCATGAGCACCTCGGTGGTCATGGGGGAGTGGTTCTACCGATCGCTGGGCCTGGGCTGGAACGACGATCTGCTCGGTGACCAGAAGCTGGGCGGCTCCATCGCCTGGGCGACGGGCGAGATTCCACTCGTGGTGGTGATGCTCGCCCTGCTCGTGCAGTGGTCGCGCAGCGACCAGCGCACGGCGACCAGGGTCGACCGGGCCGCCGAGCGCGATCACGACGCCGACCTCGCCGCCCACAACGCGATGTTCGCCGAGCTCGCTCGGCGTGAGCGCGAGCGTGAGGCCGGCCGCTGA
- a CDS encoding NADP-dependent oxidoreductase, which translates to MSSHDLDTGHGQELRLVSRPTGEPRQENFELVSVELPQLSAGEVLVRNSWMSVDPYMRDRLDEAESYMPSFELGAALEGSAVGTVIASAAPEIVVGTTVSHFAGWRTRAVLDAAAVVPIDTAVARPEDHLGALGTTGLTAFVALTEIAPLREGDVVFVSAAAGAVGSVAGQLARRLGASKVIGSAGGPHKTKRLLDDFGFDAAIDYQAGELAADLAAAAPEGIDVYLDLVGGDHLDAAIDALRIGGRIALIGAIGKYDSEGAAPGPRDFFRAYAKRLTLRGMLVSDHLHRFPEYIGQASEWIADGTLRVEETVVEGLDQAPRALLDLFRGVNTGKMLVRL; encoded by the coding sequence ATGTCGTCACATGATCTGGACACCGGGCACGGGCAGGAACTGAGACTCGTCTCGCGCCCGACCGGTGAACCGCGCCAGGAGAACTTCGAGTTGGTCTCGGTCGAACTGCCGCAGCTCTCGGCCGGCGAGGTTCTGGTGCGGAACAGCTGGATGTCGGTCGATCCGTACATGCGGGACCGACTGGACGAGGCGGAGTCGTACATGCCCTCCTTCGAACTCGGTGCCGCGCTGGAGGGGAGTGCCGTCGGGACGGTCATCGCTTCCGCGGCACCCGAGATCGTCGTGGGCACCACGGTCTCGCACTTCGCCGGCTGGCGCACCCGCGCGGTGCTCGATGCTGCCGCCGTGGTGCCGATCGACACGGCGGTCGCCCGTCCGGAGGACCATCTCGGAGCGCTCGGTACGACCGGCCTGACCGCGTTCGTCGCGCTCACCGAGATCGCCCCGCTGCGGGAGGGGGATGTGGTCTTCGTGTCGGCGGCCGCGGGTGCGGTGGGCAGTGTGGCCGGCCAGCTCGCGCGGCGGCTGGGTGCATCGAAGGTCATCGGATCGGCCGGGGGACCGCACAAGACGAAGCGGCTCCTCGACGATTTCGGCTTCGACGCGGCGATCGACTACCAGGCCGGTGAACTCGCGGCCGACCTCGCCGCAGCGGCACCCGAGGGAATCGACGTCTACCTCGACCTCGTCGGCGGCGATCACCTCGACGCCGCCATCGACGCCCTGCGCATCGGCGGGCGAATCGCACTCATCGGTGCCATCGGCAAGTACGACAGCGAGGGCGCGGCGCCTGGTCCGCGCGACTTCTTCCGCGCCTACGCCAAGAGACTGACCCTGCGCGGCATGCTCGTCAGCGACCATCTGCACCGCTTTCCGGAGTACATCGGCCAGGCGTCCGAATGGATCGCCGACGGAACCCTGCGCGTCGAGGAGACCGTTGTGGAAGGACTGGATCAGGCGCCCCGGGCGCTGCTCGACCTCTTCCGGGGCGTCAACACCGGCAAGATGCTGGTTCGTCTCTGA
- a CDS encoding NAD(P)H-binding protein: MTTHTITVLGGSGKTGRRVAARLDALGHRVRAVSRRSPTRFDWSDQETWYPVVDGAHAVYLVPDDSEAGVERLRSFIALAADSGVVRAVLLSAREWADIEDKASLAREDIVRRSGLEWTVLRPVWFAQNFSEEPFLADGVRAGELAFGTGDGAHPFIDAEDIAETGVAALTDARHAGRTYALSGPRAITLAEAVRTISEATGRSIRPVPLSLEAYRDHLSEHYYPPAVADGVVGLSRLIRSGGDAYLSDGVRQALGREPRDFADYAAATAATGIWTP; encoded by the coding sequence ATGACGACACACACGATCACGGTTCTCGGCGGGAGTGGGAAGACAGGGCGACGGGTGGCGGCGCGACTCGACGCACTCGGCCACCGGGTGCGAGCGGTGTCGCGCCGGAGTCCCACGCGGTTCGACTGGAGTGACCAGGAGACGTGGTATCCCGTGGTCGACGGCGCACACGCCGTCTACCTCGTCCCCGACGACAGCGAAGCCGGCGTGGAACGGCTCCGCTCCTTCATCGCACTGGCCGCGGACTCCGGCGTGGTGCGGGCGGTGCTGCTGTCGGCGCGTGAATGGGCGGACATCGAGGACAAGGCGTCTCTGGCCCGTGAGGACATCGTGCGCCGGTCGGGACTCGAATGGACGGTGCTGCGTCCGGTGTGGTTCGCGCAGAACTTCAGCGAGGAGCCGTTCCTCGCCGACGGCGTGCGTGCGGGAGAACTCGCGTTCGGCACCGGTGACGGTGCGCACCCGTTCATCGATGCCGAGGACATCGCCGAGACCGGGGTCGCCGCGCTCACCGACGCGAGGCACGCGGGCCGGACATACGCGCTGTCCGGACCGCGCGCGATCACCCTGGCCGAGGCGGTGAGGACGATCTCCGAGGCCACCGGGCGGAGTATCCGACCGGTGCCGCTCTCGCTCGAGGCGTACCGGGACCATCTGTCCGAGCACTACTACCCGCCCGCCGTCGCCGACGGAGTCGTCGGCCTGAGCAGGCTTATCCGCAGCGGCGGCGATGCGTATCTCTCCGACGGGGTCCGGCAGGCGCTGGGCCGGGAGCCCCGGGACTTCGCCGACTACGCGGCGGCGACCGCCGCCACCGGAATCTGGACGCCGTGA
- a CDS encoding AraC family transcriptional regulator, which yields MDALTTMLAEVRSAGALFGRNIMGSPWAIRFEDGAALTLVTMLRGAGWIVPDNGTPVRLENRDRAIVSGTAPFTVTDDITVSTPPLYVLHSPDRCTTSSGEVVDPDELNLGIRTCGTRLDGDDVLLTGTYYVHGEVSGHLLGSLPPVLVVPHEYSASAHLDLTEAEIARDDPGQQAVLDRLLDLLLIATLRDWFAGPDGSPPPWYQAISDPTVGAALRAIHAHPERPWTVHSLAREAQISRAALARRFTELLGEPPIAYLTTWRLSLAADLLRRTDSTVDTIARRVGYSTSYALSAAFTRHFGVRPTEHRSRAHLASPVHERHRPGPVGVH from the coding sequence ATGGACGCACTGACGACGATGCTCGCCGAGGTTCGCTCGGCGGGCGCGCTCTTCGGCCGGAACATCATGGGCAGCCCCTGGGCGATCCGCTTCGAGGACGGGGCGGCATTGACCCTGGTGACCATGCTGCGCGGAGCCGGATGGATAGTGCCGGACAACGGAACCCCGGTCCGCCTGGAGAACCGGGACCGGGCGATCGTCTCCGGTACCGCGCCCTTCACCGTGACCGACGACATCACCGTCTCCACGCCGCCCCTCTACGTCCTGCACAGCCCCGATCGGTGCACCACCTCGTCCGGAGAGGTGGTCGACCCGGACGAGCTGAACCTCGGGATACGTACCTGCGGAACCCGACTCGACGGCGACGACGTCCTCCTCACCGGCACCTACTACGTCCACGGCGAGGTCTCCGGGCACCTGCTGGGATCGTTGCCGCCCGTCCTCGTCGTGCCGCACGAGTACTCCGCATCGGCGCATCTGGACCTCACCGAGGCCGAGATCGCCCGCGACGATCCGGGACAGCAGGCCGTGCTCGACCGGCTCCTCGATCTCCTCCTCATCGCCACCCTGCGCGATTGGTTCGCCGGTCCCGACGGCTCTCCGCCGCCGTGGTACCAAGCGATCTCCGACCCCACCGTCGGAGCCGCGCTCCGAGCGATCCATGCCCACCCCGAACGTCCCTGGACTGTGCACTCCCTCGCCCGAGAGGCACAGATTTCGCGCGCCGCCCTCGCCCGCCGGTTCACCGAGCTCCTCGGTGAACCGCCCATCGCCTACCTGACCACGTGGCGGCTCAGCCTCGCCGCCGACCTGCTCCGGCGAACGGACTCGACCGTCGACACCATCGCCAGGCGGGTCGGCTACTCCACCTCCTATGCGCTGAGCGCCGCATTCACCCGACACTTCGGTGTCCGGCCCACCGAACACCGATCACGGGCCCACCTCGCGTCCCCGGTGCACGAACGACATCGACCCGGTCCGGTCGGCGTCCACTGA
- a CDS encoding TetR/AcrR family transcriptional regulator: MTQKTQKAAARRKRPTQARAVATRELILETATRLFGERGVADTSTNRIATTAGISIGTLYRYFNDRSEIVSELLDRVIRQVESAFADLTPGVPGMTGLVSVDSATEVVSATLAVSLDVLVDNAALIEALVGEVQFYSSGLPELESRLRMLFKVIIIQLIGPVDHATLETMTSVLINTGFAGVLRASARDVDPEERDAVIAMTSRMLGTWLYSEVRW, encoded by the coding sequence TTGACGCAGAAGACGCAGAAGGCCGCGGCGCGACGAAAGCGCCCGACGCAGGCACGTGCCGTGGCGACGCGGGAGCTGATCCTGGAGACGGCCACGCGGTTGTTCGGGGAGCGCGGTGTCGCCGACACCTCGACGAACCGGATCGCGACCACCGCCGGGATCAGTATCGGCACACTGTATCGATACTTCAACGATCGCTCCGAGATCGTCTCGGAGTTGCTCGATCGGGTGATCAGGCAGGTGGAGAGCGCCTTCGCCGACCTGACTCCGGGCGTCCCCGGAATGACCGGTCTGGTGAGCGTGGACTCGGCGACCGAGGTGGTATCGGCGACGCTCGCCGTGTCCCTCGATGTCCTGGTCGACAATGCGGCCCTGATCGAAGCGCTGGTCGGAGAAGTGCAGTTCTACAGCAGTGGGCTCCCGGAACTGGAGTCACGACTGCGCATGCTGTTCAAGGTGATCATCATCCAACTGATCGGCCCAGTCGACCACGCCACGCTGGAGACGATGACCTCGGTGCTCATCAACACCGGCTTTGCCGGGGTGCTGCGGGCGTCGGCGAGGGATGTGGATCCCGAGGAGCGTGACGCCGTCATCGCGATGACCTCGCGCATGTTGGGTACCTGGTTGTACAGCGAGGTTCGCTGGTGA